The following DNA comes from Watersipora subatra chromosome 8, tzWatSuba1.1, whole genome shotgun sequence.
tttcgcattttgtttatttcgatgaaaataatttttgtaacatatatgTAACATTGGGTCATTATGTCTTGTTTGGTCAGCATTAAAAGCATGTAACAATGGGTTTTACTAGCCTTTATTGAACATGTCAATAATCTTTATACAAAACATGACTCAGCATAAAATATCGTAACAAATTCTGGTAAAACAACTCTGGTTAGGACAGTGTTACAAATGCAAAACATCAACAGTTCTCAATGGTGATAGTCAAAAAAGCAATTTCGTCCTTCAGTGAAGCACAACTTCACTGCACACTTGGAGCATTGTGTATTAGTGCATTAGTGAGATTGATAGAGCAGAGCTTACATCTTCCTCTCTTACTGTCTTTTAGTGGCCAGTGATCATGATTATCATGACAGGTGTCATAGGAAGGCAGGGTTTGCCGTTTTGGAGTTACCACAGTTGAATTACAAGATGCTTCTGAGGGCCGACCCCTTTTACGTTGAGCAACAATGTGCACTAGACTGTTTGCAAGTGTTGACTGGAAGTGACGCTGAAGAAGAAGATCATCTTTTGGCAGTTTCAATAGTGAATGCTCTCTACGATACATATTCTATGCATTTACCAAAGCAACATTGAAAAAGtgccaaaatatatacatataccacCCCCTAGATCGCATTTTGTACCTGTACTTGGCCAAGTAAGAATCAAGCAGATCAATTCCCCCCATATTACGGTTATAGTCACCTATAACTGATGGCATGGTAACAGCTTTTTGTTGTTTAGTAGTTTTGTCCCAGCGTTTAGCAGAGACAACTGGCTCACAGCCAGTCAGGGTAGAAAGCATAGTGACAGCACGATTATCAAACCAGCGTACagcactgatgttgtgtgttcTTTCAACTCTTTCATCACTAGCTCCGCGACCTTGTTTTTGAAGTTCTTTTTCAGATTTTAACTCACATTTTCCCATTCTGTTTTGTCTCACTGTCCCggtgtaaaacatacatttttttTTTAGCTCAACCATCAATGGCAAGCTTGTGAATAAATTGTCGgcatatattttgtaatttctgcCAGTTTCGAGTGTTGAAGTAAGCATCATCACAACATCCCCTCATTGCCCAAGTTTGGTTCTTGTAACACTTCCTCCTTGGTAAACATCAAAGTCATAGAGCATTCCAGCTGGATCTGCTCGACCCCAAATTTTGAACCCCCCTGGATGAGGCCTACCTTTGATGTATTGCCGTATGGAGCTAGTTTTTCCCCTGTAAGCACACATCATTTCATCAATGCTGCAGTGCTTAGATGGAGTGAGCTTGAGACAGTTTTCACGCATCTTATGTAACCAAGGCTTCAGCTTCCACAACTTGTCTTTCTTTTTAGTACAATCAGACACAGCCATGTTGTCCACAAAGTGTAACGTTCGAAGAATTTGCTGAAACCGGTTGCGACTCATTACACTAGCTACCGGATCATATCGAGTATTAGCTGCCCAGTATTGCTGAACTCCATCCATGCGAACTAGGCCCATGTGAAAGCACATGCCCAAGACTTGCTAAATTTCTTTAGACGTAGTATTGATCGAAACTCCATTCTTCTGGACGCTGTACATATTTGTTTGATTCACTATGTTTTCAATCATTTCTTCCGTCACAAACCTTTGAAAGTAACCAAGGGGAGTGTCAGTTTTTTGGCTATCAGGAGCAGCAACTTTGGTTCCAGTAAATTGACTATCAGGAGGTCTGAACTTTTTGTTTACCCATGTAAAAACTGGCGTTTCCATGTTCTCGGTAGACGATTTTGTCAATATTTTAGCAAGCGGTACATCCTCATCATCATCACACTCTGAATCTTCCTAAAAAGCATGATAATGTTTTATTAGTAAAGATATTGCAGTGTGGTAACTATTACAAAGCTTAGCTATAGTGCATGCCATTTTATTACTGCTTTGTGCAAGTTAGTGTAAAACAAATTGCAAGAAAATAGATACTAATGAACTACTAAGCTTCAAACTCACCTCTTCGTTCAGTTCATCTGGTCTAAAGTCTTCATCAATTTCACTGTCATCCCCTCCAccatcttcactttcattacAATCAATACTTTCCAAAATGTCAAGAACTTTGTGATGATCAAAGAGATGCTTTGAGTTGGCCATAGCTGAAAAATAGCATTTGGCAACCCTAGTCAAAATTTCAGCCACTAAAGCCCATTGTTACACTGGCGTAACATGGTATATGAGTATCATTACAACATGCTCAGCAAAGTTattattttcacaaattgaaatttttaggTGTATCTTCATCAACTTTatacaaattaattaattaattattaacaaACTGGTACTCACCTTGTGTACAGTTTTGGGAAAAAAGAAGAAGCTGCTCTATTGTTCAAAAGCCATGCTGGAAGCCATGTTGGTTTTTGCAATAGGATCATGGGAAGTTACTGTCCAATCAGATTGCAGTAAGTTTGTTGTTTAACTAGCACATGGCACTTTATGAAAACATAAGCATGAACTGATGGAAAGCATTGCTAAGTCCTGATATAAAGGTACAAAGTTCATGTTACATATATGTTACAATGGGCTTTCCAGGGTTTTAATTTGGTTGATTCTTCCAAAAATGATATCATCAGACTGCTAACATAACCGCCTAACTCATATATTCTGGTTTTGAgtaaactgaaaaaacaaatttgtgGCTAGGATATTTGATTTTCAGAAAAGCCCtgaactaaaaataattttcaaattacCATCACAAATTATGCTTGTGTGTTGGTATTTGCCTTCTGGCACTAGAGAGTTGTTCCTCATGACTTTAGCATAATTTGTGCATTCAATGACGGACTTACGCACATGGTACACATGAGCTACTGATCTCTATTAATGGATAAATTGTCTATGCTTATTCTAATGAGGTTGATCCTCAAAAAATGGGTGGCTGAATAATGACAGGATGTGCTTAGTTGACTGTAGATCGCTGTATTTCCTTTCCTTGATTGGGAGTCAATCCTAGAATTTTGCCACCCAGGTGACAGGTGTGGGTGGAACTGCCACTCTTTAGGGCAGCTGGTTCCATGAGTATCCAGGTTCAATTGTCAGTGTGTAGTTCACTTCACCGTTACTTTTATACTGCAATCCTTGTAGCTGGTGGACTGTGGAGTCTTCAGCTTTCTTGCCTGGTCTTTTGCTTGGCAGGTAAAAACCcgaaagtttttttaaatatgtatgGTCTAGTGGTCGAGCTGTGTAAGGAGTGGGGCTTACCTTAGCAGTCTGCATAATCACAGCATAATAATCAGCGGTATACACATTGCACACTCTCTTCCGCTCTATACAACTGTGCATAAAGTCGCACTCTATTTGGGAATGGCCTGCTACTaggatttttttcaaaatagccACCATGTGGTCAATGGTCAGCTGGAGCAGTGAAATAGTCACGATGGCATTTCTGCTCTTCCGCTCTATACAACTGTGCATAGAATCGCACTATATTTGGGTATATATGGCCTGCtactaaatttttttgcaacacAGCCACCTTTTGCTCAATGGTCAGCTGGAGCAGTGAATTAGTCATGATGGCGTTTATATTTTGATATTTGCAACCATCACTCCAAAGGACAATTTCCTTGATGTCTGGATTAGAGTCAAGGTATTTAGAGAAGTGCTGGTTTTGAACAGAAGCAAAATGTTCACTGCTCAGATTGCCCTCTGATTCATCCCAACTGTAGTAGAACCCATATTTGGTAGATAACTTGAAGAGGGTAAAGTTGTGCACTTGTATCTTTGTCTCTTAGTACAGAGCACTAGCTTTGGTTTTAGGATACAGAAGCACTGCCTGCAGGTCCATTGTCTTGACAGATATTGAGGCTTTTGTATTATCCATGTCTGTGGTTTCTCAGATCTGGCCTCATCCTTGGCTTTTAAGTGCAAGCAAAAGATTCAtcttcatttttattgtgttttgcACTTACACAAACATCGCATTGATCTTTACGAGgtaaaaatactaaataattcaTCTCATGGAAAATGTCTCTGAAACACTTGGAGCTCAAAGACCGAATTCCCTGTCTATCAGCTGCTGCCTGGCAGACCAAAGTGGTACCGGGTAAAGAAACTTTTTCTCTTTGTAAGTTGGCACATGCCTTGCAGTAATGAGCTGGCATGACTCAGAGGTCAGCTAACCAGTTGACAACATACTCGCCTTCTTCTTCTGAGAATGGTTCGACCAGTCTTTGGTGCCCTCTACTTAGCATCTTCTTCCACTTGTGGTTTGAGCCACAACCCAAATGTTCTCAGTGCCAGTCCTAAAGTTGAGGCAAACATTGGATTTCAGACTTGCCAAGCAGTACcttcttttatttttacatcacatGAAAAACTGGATGTACGTCAAGAATTCTGACTCTTCTTCTGTTTTATGTCGATCTTGGTCACAGCTGATTTCACATAAAATTCATGCTCAGATCATGagtctatttttcaaaaccAGTTAAACAATCACTGCCTCATTTCATTGCAAAACTTTTGACTGGCCAGCAGCTTAGACCTTTGACAGTAGGCGGATAAACATGG
Coding sequences within:
- the LOC137402372 gene encoding piggyBac transposable element-derived protein 3-like, yielding MCFHMGLVRMDGVQQYWAANTRYDPVASVMSRNRFQQILRTLHFVDNMAVSDCTKKKDKLWKLKPWLHKMRENCLKLTPSKHCSIDEMMCAYRGKTSSIRQYIKGRPHPGGFKIWGRADPAGMLYDFDVYQGGSVTRTKLGQ